In the genome of Geotrypetes seraphini chromosome 16, aGeoSer1.1, whole genome shotgun sequence, one region contains:
- the AJUBA gene encoding LIM domain-containing protein ajuba — MDRLGEGVSKILEKLKLSDSGSTKSNKKKGETTAEPVDTGNGPFKDKFLRRSRWRLSSPGPGSMAAGVVERRVRLRDSDPQEAAVERSHRLSLDLHQYSSGEWEERPRALQRYSAGDLGGELGLRVNPPGRQPIGAVSARSSFASTASNSSKRSSTSLALESGYSNRTSGISLGYDQRHASPFPELQESLHLLWQQDNRHSYPPALGSFPVHLPIRHSITGYVELAPRGPEPQVSVGVGFKEDSKLGLGAAGAEEEKPGWDKRLTPVPKTSQARGQEPDNREDYFGTCIECNKGIYGQNNACRALDCLFHTHCFVCCSCGRTLRGKAFYNVNGSVYCQEDYMFSGFQEAAEKCCVCGHLILEKILQALGKMYHPGCFRCVVCNKSLDGIPFTVDLAHQVYCVMDYHKIFGPKCTACGQPILPSEGSENIVRVISMDNEYHFECYHCEDCGLQLSDKEGFCCFPLDGHLLCYTCHIQRQASSKSTYN, encoded by the exons ATGGATCGCCTGGGGGAGGGagttagcaagattctggaaaaaCTGAAACTGTCCGACTCAGGCAGCACGAAATCCAACAAGAAGAAGGGCGAAACAACCGCTGAGCCGGTGGACACCGGCAATGGTCCATTTAAAGATAAGTTTCTGCGCCGATCCCGCTGGCGGCTAAGCAGCCCCGGGCCAGGCTCCATGGCAGCAGGAGTGGTGGAGAGACGAGTCAGGCTCAGGGATTCTGATCCCCAGGAGGCAGCAGTGGAGAGGAGTCATCGACTCTCCCTGGACTTGCACCAGTACAGTTCTGGGGAATGGGAGGAGCGGCCACGGGCTTTGCAACGCTACAGCGCTGGCGACTTGGGCGGTGAGCTGGGGCTCCGTGTAAACCCGCCAGGTCGACAACCCATAGGGGCTGTAAGTGCACGCTCCAGTTTTGCCAGTACAGCCAGCAACAGCAGTAAGCGCTCATCCACCAGCCTGGCTCTGGAATCCGGCTACAGCAATCGCACCAGTGGCATTAGCCTTGGCTATGACCAGCGACATGCCAGCCCTTTTCCAGAACTGCAAGAGTCCCTACACCTCCTCTGGCAACAGGACAACCGTCACTCCTACCCACCGGCGCTCGGCAGCTTCCCTGTCCACCTGCCCATCCGCCACTCCATCACAGGCTATGTGGAGCTGGCCCCCAGGGGCCCAGAACCACAAGTCTCTGTTGGGGTGGGCTTCAAAGAGGACTCAAAGCTGGGGCTGGGTGCAGCTGGTGCTGAGGAAGAAAAGCCCGGATGGGACAAGAGGCTCACTCCAGTACCCAAGACATCCCAGGCCAGGGGACAGGAACCCGACAACAGAGAGGATTATTTTG GGACTTGTATAGAATGCAACAAAGGAATTTATGGGCAAAACAATGCCTGCCGAGCTCTGGACTGCCTCTTCCATACTCACTGCTTCGTCTGCTGCTCCTGTG GACGGACCTTACGTGGAAAGGCATTCTACAACGTGAATGGCTCAGTGTACTGCCAGGAAGATTACATG TTTTCGGGGTTTCAGGAAGCAGCAGAGAAATGCTGTGTGTGCGGTCACCTGATCCTAGAAAAG ATTCTTCAAGCTCTAGGGAAGATGTATCACCCAGGCTGTTTCCGCTGTGTGGTGTGTAACAAGAGCCTGGATGGGATCCCGTTCACAGTAGATCTTGCGCACCAGGTGTACTGTGTCATGGATTACCACAA aATCTTTGGTCCAAAGTGCACTGCATGTGGACAACCTATTCTGCCCTCAGAG GGCTCAGAAAATATTGTGCGGGTGATATCCATGGACAATGAATACCATTTCGAGTGTTATCACTGTGAG GATTGTGGTCTGCAGCTCAGTGACAAGGAAGGCTTCTGTTGCTTCCCCTTGGACGGTCACCTGTTGTGCTACACCTGCCACATTCAGCGACAAGCCTCATCCAAGTCCACTTATAACTGA